GTAGGTCTTTCATGATTGAGACTTTTGAAGCTCTCGGTTTGTAATTCACTGGACCTGAATCTACTGAATCATGGTACTTCTTCATGTGGCGGTTACGATTTGCCCAATCAGCAAAGTTGATCTTACACTTAGAACACTCAAAAGGTTTTAAACCAGAATGGAGTTTTCTATGAAGTCTCATGTTGCTGACACGGTTGAAAGTTTTTCCGCAGATATCACAGGAAAAAGGTCGGACCTTTGTGTGAGTGCGGACGTGGTTGCATAGCTGGGAAAAACTGATGCATCTCTTGTAACAGTACTTACAATGCAGAACACTTGACTTTGAAACTCGCTGCTGTGCTTTGTTCTCAAGAAGGAGCAGCTCAGGGTGCTTCCGAACATGAGTTTCCAATTTAGATGGATCTCGAAAAGGCTTGTTACAAATGTAACACTTTGACAACGGTTCATGAACCTTCTTGTGTCGGGACAGGTCACTGGGTTTGAAGAAGTTCTTGTTACAAATGTCGCACCAGTGTCGGTGTCCCACTTCATGGACTTTCTCATGGTGCTTCAAGCTCTTCTCAATCCTGTATTCCTTCTCACAATACTTACACTTGTAAGTTGTTGTTTCATCCTTGTGCCTCTCGTCACGGGCAATGTGACTCTTCTTGTGGTTAGCTAGCTGAGAGGGTTTCACAAAACCCTTCTTGCATATGTCACAATACAGCAGGTTCTCGGAGTCATGTGTTCTTTCATGATACTTCAAACTTTTCAAAATCGCATACCTCTTCCCACAATATTTGCAAGCATGAGTATTTTCTATATCTTCTTCTTCATCCACAACATTCTTCTTTCTTCTAACAACAGGAACTTTAGAGGCCTCCTTTTTTATCTTGCAccctttctttttcttctttttctttgttttcagtgatggtCCTTTACTTACAACAGCTGCTGACATCGGCGAAGCAGTCTCAACATTTTCACTCTTGGTAATCTGACTCGTTAGAAGTGTAAGGTCACTTACTCCAGCTTCTGCTCGATTTTCTGCTAGAATCTGAATTGCTGCCTGTTCTTCAGGAACTTCACACTCAACCTTTTCTTGCTTGATGTTGATCAAAATGTCTGCAATATCAAGATCTTCGTTCTGACTCAGCCGTCGACCATGAACCATGTCCCCAACTTTACCCACCCACACTTCAACTGGATCCGCAGCTCCACCTTGAGACGGAGTCTCCATCTCAACCTCTTTCTCTGCATCTTCTCCAACAGTTCCAACCTCAATTGAAGTTATTTCCCCGGCATTATTTTTCTTCACAGTTAATATTTCTGATCCTTTATTTCCATCTCCATTTACTGCTTCTTCTGAAATACTTTGTTTCACATAATCCCTTTCATTCTGAATACCAGCATCCAGCATGACCATGAATTTCTGGGAATCTGCTTCAGTTAATGTAACTTGTCCCGAAATGTCCACCCCTTCATCAGAATTGGGAATAGATTCCTCCTGTTGGATGGCTTCTGCCAAAGGTTGAGAGACAGATGTCTCCTCTTTGCTAGTCTCTTCTTGGATGGCTgggtcatcttcattaactatCTTTGTACTGGGTTCATGTGTCACAATGTGACTGTAACATTCCTCCTGGGACGAAAACAGGCTGAAGCAGACGCCACATCGGTAGAGAGTTGAGGACAGGAGTATAGAGTTGGAATTTGAATTAGAATTGGAAGACATGTTGTTAAATATGCATCAATGTGATAACGGAGACACCATCTCTGAATTGAGGCCTTATGGATTGCTGTTAAGCTCTTGCAATTTTTGGACTCCAAGGCTGATTGAGAAGGACCTGGAAAATCAAAGGTCAAATAGTTTACAAAACAATTACATCTGATTACACTATATCAATGGAATACAAGCAcattgatcatatttttcatattgaCAATGAGTTGATCAGTACTGTCGCAGTGCCCAGATGGACCTTCTTGAAGTGGGAGGACAGTGAGTGAAACATTCACCACCAAGGTGAAGTGAGGGAGAGTAAATGGGGCTTAACGTCAtacttgagaatatttcgctcatatgacgatgtgcatgtatgtgtggctgcttgtactagcccagacttaagctagTTTTATAGTCGGAGGCCACAAGACTCACAGCTATTATAGTTACCACATtttgagggagtttagttttatgctgttagCAATGTCACAACAGGAGACAcaataaatgggcttcatacatttcacccatgtgggggaatcCAGTCTGTGTCTTTGGCGGGATAAGCGGATGCTTTAACCTCTTGCTTGGCTACTTCATCATTCCTAGATCATCTTAAAGGTTCACGATGTCTTGAGTGAATTTGTGAATgaatttctgtttgtttcagggGACGGGTCAGCTTGCTGTGGGGTTAACCCCTTTGGTCATGTGGGCAAGGTGTCACACTCCGGATCAGAAGATCCATGGTTCTAATCACAGCACAATTGTTGAAAGCTGTTACATGATCAATAATTGAAATAACTTTTCCaaatttaaatatttctgaGCATATCAACCAAATTTGATACATCTGGTCAACTGTGGCAACTGACATGGTGACTTAGTTTCAAAAACCATTTCTAGGAGATCAAACTGGTTTTCcatttcaatgaaaacaaacgTATAATAAAAAAAAGATCAATCATAAATCTAACAAAATTGACTGGGTTATAACTAAATTACAAACAGGCAACTAAAAATCAAATTCCCATCTACATTTAACCAAAAACAATCCATAAAAACA
The window above is part of the Haliotis asinina isolate JCU_RB_2024 chromosome 1, JCU_Hal_asi_v2, whole genome shotgun sequence genome. Proteins encoded here:
- the LOC137295637 gene encoding zinc finger protein 569-like; this translates as MSSNSNSNSNSILLSSTLYRCGVCFSLFSSQEECYSHIVTHEPSTKIVNEDDPAIQEETSKEETSVSQPLAEAIQQEESIPNSDEGVDISGQVTLTEADSQKFMVMLDAGIQNERDYVKQSISEEAVNGDGNKGSEILTVKKNNAGEITSIEVGTVGEDAEKEVEMETPSQGGAADPVEVWVGKVGDMVHGRRLSQNEDLDIADILINIKQEKVECEVPEEQAAIQILAENRAEAGVSDLTLLTSQITKSENVETASPMSAAVVSKGPSLKTKKKKKKKGCKIKKEASKVPVVRRKKNVVDEEEDIENTHACKYCGKRYAILKSLKYHERTHDSENLLYCDICKKGFVKPSQLANHKKSHIARDERHKDETTTYKCKYCEKEYRIEKSLKHHEKVHEVGHRHWCDICNKNFFKPSDLSRHKKVHEPLSKCYICNKPFRDPSKLETHVRKHPELLLLENKAQQRVSKSSVLHCKYCYKRCISFSQLCNHVRTHTKVRPFSCDICGKTFNRVSNMRLHRKLHSGLKPFECSKCKINFADWANRNRHMKKYHDSVDSGPVNYKPRASKVSIMKDLPPPPKFKVKREALVAEVLNAYEQLESHGEESSVVDLKGKTKNLVQCKTVEGIPQQVQEMISFSDNLSGVPVKVVANSNVQIAPTTSEQVYVVFEDNPSVCYVLEYEGEKTTPKVEVSSIPCASTSAEEVGNNIEMLVNQSESVQLLPTMYDPGKETVEMVEDSTVEPVDDEEVDDDLSLNNVDSEVSNKSNNLVAKAPKVPHPVIKKEEVEKRFSCGVCGLRFKHRVTLRFHTKKHTKEGAIYCEICNAEFFRKSRLNVHMRDHTGERPYKCTECDKSFKVSYDLTVHMRTHTGQGVINCDHCGKVFYTRRALNAHMRNQSNVKPFSCTRCGKLFKRSDQRRRHMLTHTGSLPFKCHLCERSFGDSSNRKRHVIKAHGKAALETLPKDRVSLTKGLED